Below is a genomic region from Virgibacillus dokdonensis.
ACACATCTTCTGTATTCATACCTTGTGCGTTAATAACAGCACCTGCTATTTCCGCCTCCATGACTCCCATTACATCTTTGTCTTGGCCAGAAATTACACAACAATCACAGTAAGCTGCATCCTCTGCTCCACGCAAATCCACTACATGATGCCCCATTTCTGTGAGTGCTTCTTTTACATCGCTAAGCGTAGTTTCAACACCAATTCTCGCCATTCCATTACCTCCTCAAAGTAGCTTAAAAAGTTTTAGAATAAGGATATTCCAGATTGAATGTATAGCTGAAAAGTTACATTTCACTGTAAAGATCTAGCTCTAACACTCTCTAGTCCTTTTCAACTAAACATACCTTATATTTTGCTACTTATAGGAAACATATACATATTTTATTGAGAAAGTTTGGAAAAAGTTAAATGAACAGCCTCCACGCCAACGTTTAAAGCAGCTTCATCTGGATTTAACTGTGCATGATGCAAACCATAAGCAGAGTCTACCCCAAGCCAAAACATAAAACCTGGTATTTCTTTGAGCATATATCCAAAATCTTCACCAGTCATAGCAGGTTCTGCTTCTTGATAATGCACATTACTACCAGCTAATGCCTGACGGAATTCCTTTACTTGTTCAGCTTGATTATAAACTTGATAATAGTTCGCTCCATAATCCACTTCAATCTTACAATCGTAAGCAATCTCAAACCCTTTAATCAGTTTCTCTAGTTGGTTTTTAACTGTATTTATACTATCAGGATGTTGTGTGCGGATAGTCCCTTCTAAACGGGCAGTCCCAGCAATCGCATTTTGGACAAATCCGCTTTGCATTTTACCAATTGTAACAACAGATGCTTCAAGTGGATTCACATTTCTAGAAACAATTTGTTGCATCTGAACCACAAAACTACTGGCAGCCACTGTCATATCTTTCGTTAAATGAGGATAAGCAGCATGCCCGCCTTTTCCAGCAAAATCAATAAACAATTCACTCGTATTTGCAAACAGTAAACCAGGTTTACTAGCAACTGTTCCTACTGGCAACTCAGGGGCAATATGTAGAGCAAATACGATGTCCGGACGCCATGACTGAAATGCTTCAGATTGAAGTAATGGTAATGCTCCGCCAGGCCCCTCCTCTGCTGGCTGAAAGATGAATAAGCAATGATCGTTCATTGGTTCTAAGATAATCTTCTCTAATACCCCCAAAGCAATGGCCATGTGAAAATCGTGACCACACGCATGCATTTTCCCGTCATGCTTCGATGAAAAAGAGAGCCCTGTCTGTTCATTTATTGGTAAACCATCTATATCTGCTCGGTAACCAATTGTTTTTGTTGGGGCCTTACCTTCCACAAAGACGAGAATACCTGTCTCCCATAACTTGATAGATACTTTATCTGTTTCTAGTGATTTTATATTTTCCAACAAGTATTGCTGGGTCTTCTTTTCTTGAAAACCCAGCTCAGGTATTTGATGTAATTTACGACGAATTTGTTGTAAATCTAACATGCCGTCATTCCCTTACTTAGTCATTTAGTTTACGAAGCTCTTGTTTAATTTCCGTTTTTGACTTCGTATTCTCATCGATTTCTTTTAGTACCCGCGCAGGCGTTCCAGCTACAAGCGTATTTGGCGCTGCATCCTTTGTTACGATTGAACCTGCAGCAACGATCGCACCTTTTCCAATAGTAACACCTTCTAAAACAACGACGTTTGCACCAATAACTACATTATCTTCAACAATCACTGGTTTTGCTGATGGGGGCTCAATCACTCCCGCTAGCACTGTTCCAGCACCAATATGACAATGTTTACCTACTGTAGCTCGTCCACCAAGCACAACATTCATATCAATCATCGTACCTTCACCAATCACGGAGCCAATATTAATCATTGCTCCCATCATAATCACGCAGCCGTCACCAATATCAACTTGGTCTCGAATGACTGCACCTGGTTCAATACGAGCATTAATTCCTTTTAAATCTAGTAATGGAATAGCTGAATTACGACGATCGTTTTCAATGACATAATCGTGAATCATATCTTTAGATTCTTCAAGTAACTTTTGAATATCATCCCATTCACCAAACAAGACTCCACTCTTTGATTCTATAAAAGCTTGGATTGAGTTATCCGCAGATAAACGATCTAAACCTTCTCCTTTTATATATACCTTTACAGGTGTACTTTTCTTACTATTCGAAATAAAATTAATAATCTCGTTTCCATCCATCATTTTCATTTCATGTTTCCCTCCTAGTTATGTACTACTTTATAATTTAGCAGATCGCTTTTTTTGTCGCAATCAATACCTACTTCCTTTTACTATTCGACTAAACTGGGAGAACTCAAAAATTGGTTAGCTCTTTCTTTACCACTTCGTTTAAAAGGAGAGGGATGAGAACATACTTATAGCAAAAGCCGAACAATCAAATGATAATGGTTCGGCTAATTTACGCTACAAAAAAATATAAAATTTTAATGTCTTCTGTCATAAAGACTCGGAACAAGCAACTAACTTTTTCTAAAGCTACTAACAACAGCGGTCGTAAAATACCTCTCACTGCTTGTAGGATTAACTTTATTGTTCATTTTTACACGGTTGTCTTTTTTATACCTCAACCCTTTTTTATTTTGCAGCATACATATCTTTTTTAAGTTGTTTTAATATTGCTCTTCGTGTTAAAATTCCATCAAAATATCCATCCTTATCAGCAACACAAACAAATGGATGATTAATGACAGCGTTTAAACCTTTCATCAAAGAATCTTCTTTTGTTAAACAAGGGACATCATCATTTAATACATCTTTTACCACTATCGTTGACAGACGTTCGAATTCAAATCGTTCCAAACCTAGTATTTGATCTAAAATCGTCGTTTTACCAATAATGCCAACTAACTTATATGATGGATCCAAAACAGGAACAGCTGAATATCCAGACTTTACTAATACGAGCAAAGCATGTTCTAGCGGATTGTTTACTTGAACATGTGCGACTTTTTCGGAAGGAATCATTATTTCGCCTAACGTAATGTCTGTTAAATATTGATTTTGCAACATGCTCATCACATCACCCCTTTTTTCATTCTTCATATAGAAGGTTTGCTGTTTAGAAAA
It encodes:
- a CDS encoding N-acetyldiaminopimelate deacetylase; translated protein: MLDLQQIRRKLHQIPELGFQEKKTQQYLLENIKSLETDKVSIKLWETGILVFVEGKAPTKTIGYRADIDGLPINEQTGLSFSSKHDGKMHACGHDFHMAIALGVLEKIILEPMNDHCLFIFQPAEEGPGGALPLLQSEAFQSWRPDIVFALHIAPELPVGTVASKPGLLFANTSELFIDFAGKGGHAAYPHLTKDMTVAASSFVVQMQQIVSRNVNPLEASVVTIGKMQSGFVQNAIAGTARLEGTIRTQHPDSINTVKNQLEKLIKGFEIAYDCKIEVDYGANYYQVYNQAEQVKEFRQALAGSNVHYQEAEPAMTGEDFGYMLKEIPGFMFWLGVDSAYGLHHAQLNPDEAALNVGVEAVHLTFSKLSQ
- a CDS encoding YkuS family protein; translation: MARIGVETTLSDVKEALTEMGHHVVDLRGAEDAAYCDCCVISGQDKDVMGVMEAEIAGAVINAQGMNTEDVCNVVNQKVV
- the dapD gene encoding 2,3,4,5-tetrahydropyridine-2,6-dicarboxylate N-acetyltransferase, translated to MKMMDGNEIINFISNSKKSTPVKVYIKGEGLDRLSADNSIQAFIESKSGVLFGEWDDIQKLLEESKDMIHDYVIENDRRNSAIPLLDLKGINARIEPGAVIRDQVDIGDGCVIMMGAMINIGSVIGEGTMIDMNVVLGGRATVGKHCHIGAGTVLAGVIEPPSAKPVIVEDNVVIGANVVVLEGVTIGKGAIVAAGSIVTKDAAPNTLVAGTPARVLKEIDENTKSKTEIKQELRKLND
- the cbpB gene encoding cyclic-di-AMP-binding protein CbpB, whose translation is MSMLQNQYLTDITLGEIMIPSEKVAHVQVNNPLEHALLVLVKSGYSAVPVLDPSYKLVGIIGKTTILDQILGLERFEFERLSTIVVKDVLNDDVPCLTKEDSLMKGLNAVINHPFVCVADKDGYFDGILTRRAILKQLKKDMYAAK